TCGCCGAATGCGCTCGTCTGCCGCAAGAACAGAGGATCGAGCGTATCCAACACCAGCGCTCGGTAGAAAACCGCCAGCAGAATGAGGGTGAGCGTCGAGACGCCGACGAGCAGCAGAAGCGCGGCGTCGTCAAGTCCGACAACCGAGCCGAAGAGCACATGGAGCAGATCGACGTTTGAGCCGCGCAGCGAGACGAGCGTCACGCCCAGCGCCAGCGAGACGAGATAGAAGGCCGCGAGCGACGCGTCTTCGCGCAGCGTCGTAAATCGGGAGGCCGCGCCGGCGGCGAGCGCGACGACGAGTCCGGCGAAGAGGCCGCCGAAGGTCATCGCCGGCAAAGACAGGCCGGCGACGAGATAGCCGACGGCGGCCCCGGGCAGGATCGCATGGGACAGCGCGTCGCCGGCAAGCGACATGCGTCGAAGGATCAAGAAGACGCCGAGCGGCGCGCCGGAAAGCGCGAGCGCCAGGGAGCCGACAAGCGCCCGTCGCATGAATTCATAATCGGCGAATGGCGTGACGAAGACGTCAGTGAACATGCAGCTTATCTTCGGCGTCAAACTCATCGCGAAGACATTCGCGCGCGCGCGCGTCGAAGGCTTCCGACATGGCGCGCGCGCGGACGAGATTCTTTTCGCAAAGGGCGTCGCGCGTGTCGCCCCAGAATATACACTCGCGGGCAAGCAGCAGCGTGCGCGGGAAGGCGCGGCGGACAATGTCCAATTCGTGCAGAACGGCGACGACGGTGCGCCCTTCGGCGCGCCATCGCGCGATCAAGGCCAAAAGATCGTCGATCGTCGCTGCGTCGATCGCGCCGAAAGGCTCGTCGAGAAGAATGACCGGCTGATCCTGAACGATCAGCCGCGCGAACAGCGCCCGCTGCATCTGTCCCCCGGACAGGGTTTCGAGCGTTCGCGATTCGAAGCCGACGAGTCCGACCGTTTCGATCGCCGCGCCCACCCGAACCTGCTCGGCCGCGTTCAGCGCCCCGAAAAGACCGACGCGCGCCAGAGCGCCCATGGCCACGAA
This window of the Methylocystis hirsuta genome carries:
- a CDS encoding metal ABC transporter permease; protein product: MFTDVFVTPFADYEFMRRALVGSLALALSGAPLGVFLILRRMSLAGDALSHAILPGAAVGYLVAGLSLPAMTFGGLFAGLVVALAAGAASRFTTLREDASLAAFYLVSLALGVTLVSLRGSNVDLLHVLFGSVVGLDDAALLLLVGVSTLTLILLAVFYRALVLDTLDPLFLRQTSAFGEFTPFLFLALVVLNLVAGFHALGTLMAVGVMMLPAAAARLWTRDLAIALPLAAAIGALCCYGGLVFSNETSAPTGPAIILAAGVVYLFSMIFGRAGGVLRLKRPRRHLEG
- a CDS encoding metal ABC transporter ATP-binding protein, with product MGRRLLGAALSAAANAPAIRLVNLTLGYDRRPAVHHLEGEIAPGEGLAVCGPNGAGKSTLLKALAGLLTPLGGDIHFGGLSPRAVAYLPQIVDIDRAFPINVRDFVAMGALARVGLFGALNAAEQVRVGAAIETVGLVGFESRTLETLSGGQMQRALFARLIVQDQPVILLDEPFGAIDAATIDDLLALIARWRAEGRTVVAVLHELDIVRRAFPRTLLLARECIFWGDTRDALCEKNLVRARAMSEAFDARARECLRDEFDAEDKLHVH